One window of Desulforegulaceae bacterium genomic DNA carries:
- a CDS encoding M23 family metallopeptidase has translation MARKKIGNKTSSGFKKIWLFLLFLILISFIVFALIFWFEGKKPKASLDEVPTSIGSNTQISIPISEKGRGLKEIRLYLSSGEREILLEEKTFETKSFMLGTGVESYEISLKFNPRELGLPDSMATLKLLVRDSSLRSFFKGNKLYLQKDVMIDTTPPNISVLSRQHYITPGGAGLVCYKVSELDSRDGVMVGDEFFPGYSGFIKDPHYKIAFFALDHKTENNKPLYIIAVDRAGNEKKAGFPYYIRKAWFKEDKIDITDNFLQWKMPEFNVPVEDPSDLLKKFLYINNEYREKNSREVTKVAENSVNKKLWEDRFLQMRGSANRAGFADHRKYYYNDKIIDDSYHMGIDLASVANADVPAANTGIIADVKSIGIFGLTITIDHGFGLFSIYSHLSQADVKKGDHVEKGQVIGKTGTTGMAVGDHLHFGMFINNRFVNPIEWLDPNWIKNNITSKLDLLLTYQ, from the coding sequence GCTTCGTTAGATGAAGTTCCAACTTCAATAGGCAGCAACACCCAAATTTCAATACCTATAAGTGAAAAGGGAAGGGGACTCAAAGAAATTCGTCTTTATCTGAGTTCAGGTGAAAGGGAAATTCTTTTAGAAGAAAAGACTTTTGAAACAAAAAGTTTTATGCTGGGTACAGGAGTTGAATCCTATGAAATTTCATTAAAGTTTAATCCAAGAGAGCTGGGACTTCCTGACAGTATGGCAACTTTAAAGCTTCTTGTCAGAGACTCTTCGCTTCGTTCTTTTTTTAAGGGAAATAAACTATACCTTCAAAAAGATGTGATGATTGACACAACTCCGCCAAATATTTCTGTTTTGTCAAGACAGCACTATATAACTCCTGGAGGAGCTGGGCTTGTTTGCTACAAGGTTTCAGAGCTTGATTCAAGAGACGGGGTAATGGTTGGGGATGAGTTCTTTCCTGGATACTCAGGGTTTATAAAAGATCCCCACTATAAAATAGCTTTTTTTGCCCTTGATCACAAAACTGAGAATAATAAGCCTTTATATATAATTGCAGTTGACAGGGCAGGGAATGAAAAAAAAGCAGGCTTTCCTTATTATATAAGAAAGGCATGGTTTAAAGAAGACAAGATAGATATTACAGACAATTTTCTTCAATGGAAAATGCCTGAATTTAATGTTCCTGTTGAAGATCCTTCCGATCTTTTAAAAAAGTTTCTTTATATTAATAATGAGTACAGAGAAAAAAATTCCAGGGAAGTTACCAAGGTTGCTGAAAATAGTGTAAATAAAAAATTGTGGGAAGATAGGTTTCTCCAGATGAGGGGTTCTGCAAATAGAGCGGGTTTTGCAGATCATAGAAAATATTATTATAATGATAAAATAATTGACGATTCCTACCACATGGGAATAGACCTTGCTTCTGTAGCCAATGCCGATGTTCCTGCTGCAAACACTGGGATAATTGCTGATGTCAAGTCCATTGGAATCTTTGGGCTTACCATTACAATTGATCATGGTTTCGGTCTTTTCAGTATCTACTCTCATCTAAGTCAGGCTGACGTTAAAAAAGGCGATCATGTTGAAAAAGGTCAGGTTATTGGAAAGACAGGCACCACAGGAATGGCTGTTGGAGATCATCTTCATTTTGGAATGTTTATAAACAATAGATTTGTTAACCCAATAGAATGGCTTGATCCAAACTGGATAAAAAACAATATTACATCAAAACTTGATCTGCTTTTGACCTATCAATAG
- a CDS encoding homocysteine biosynthesis protein yields the protein MTDFKVKKTYKEINDKIKSGQAVVVTAEEMIGIVEEEGEIEAAKRVDVVTTGTFAPMCSSGLMINTGQADLPIKVSKASFNKVAAYAGVAAVDCYLGATEPSEEDPLNKVWPGSFSYGGGHVIEDLVNGKTVKMCCSGYGTDCYPNKSFIKEVTLADLPYALLCNPRNAYQNYNCAVNVSNKTIYTYMGTLRPKLGNANYCSAGQLSPLLNDPYLRTIGIGTRIFLGGGVGYVSWQGTQSKIETSRKENGVPDVPSATLFVIGDLKQMSGSFLRGVSIRGYGCSLSVGLGIPIPVLNEEMARFTSVKDEDIYTQVVDYSYDYPNATGKIIKKVNYGELKSGEIEINGRKVPSVPLSSMVKAREIADILKKQISDGKFLLGEPQFSAGDKLY from the coding sequence ATGACTGATTTTAAAGTAAAAAAAACCTATAAAGAAATAAATGACAAGATTAAATCTGGGCAGGCTGTTGTTGTAACTGCTGAGGAAATGATTGGTATTGTCGAAGAAGAAGGAGAAATCGAGGCTGCAAAAAGAGTTGATGTGGTCACTACAGGAACTTTTGCTCCCATGTGTTCTTCAGGGCTTATGATAAACACAGGACAGGCAGATTTACCCATTAAAGTATCAAAGGCAAGTTTTAATAAAGTGGCAGCATACGCAGGTGTGGCAGCAGTAGACTGTTATCTTGGTGCAACAGAGCCTTCAGAGGAAGATCCTTTAAACAAAGTGTGGCCGGGAAGTTTTAGTTATGGGGGAGGTCATGTTATTGAAGATCTCGTCAATGGTAAAACCGTTAAAATGTGTTGCTCGGGATATGGCACAGATTGTTATCCTAATAAAAGTTTTATAAAGGAAGTAACTTTGGCGGATTTGCCCTATGCTCTTTTATGCAACCCAAGAAATGCCTATCAAAATTATAATTGTGCTGTAAATGTTTCAAATAAGACAATTTATACTTATATGGGAACCTTAAGGCCCAAGCTTGGAAATGCAAATTATTGTTCTGCAGGGCAGCTCAGTCCTCTTTTAAATGATCCTTATTTAAGAACAATAGGAATTGGAACAAGAATTTTTCTTGGGGGAGGAGTAGGCTATGTTTCCTGGCAGGGAACTCAAAGCAAAATTGAAACTTCTAGAAAAGAAAACGGGGTTCCCGATGTTCCTTCAGCAACTCTTTTTGTTATTGGCGATCTCAAGCAGATGTCTGGAAGTTTTTTAAGAGGTGTAAGCATAAGAGGTTATGGATGTTCTCTTTCCGTAGGCCTTGGAATTCCTATCCCTGTTTTAAATGAGGAAATGGCCCGGTTTACATCAGTTAAGGATGAAGATATTTATACTCAGGTAGTTGATTATTCATATGATTATCCCAATGCAACCGGAAAAATTATAAAAAAAGTAAATTATGGAGAACTTAAAAGCGGTGAAATAGAGATTAACGGAAGAAAAGTACCTTCAGTTCCACTTTCCAGCATGGTAAAAGCCAGGGAAATTGCTGATATTTTAAAAAAACAAATAAGCGATGGAAAATTCCTGCTTGGAGAACCTCAGTTTTCTGCAGGGGACAAACTTTATTAA
- the lepB gene encoding signal peptidase I, which translates to MNENIKEKKKKGVLRENIEAIVFALILALIIRAFVVQAYKIPSGSMLDTLFIGDHILVNKFVYGVRMPFTNKTIFPVSKPKRGDIVVFKAPVDPPKDFIKRVIGLPGEKIELRNKQLYINNKKYTDEAYAKNEDSKIYKGFFNPRDNFGPITVPENSYFMMGDNRDNSTDSRFLGSIEYERLKGQAFIIYWSWKKEDFGVRWSRLGKILR; encoded by the coding sequence ATGAACGAAAATATAAAAGAAAAGAAAAAAAAGGGTGTATTGCGTGAAAATATTGAAGCAATAGTCTTTGCCCTTATACTTGCCCTTATAATAAGGGCTTTTGTTGTTCAGGCCTATAAAATTCCTTCAGGGTCAATGCTTGACACTCTTTTTATCGGTGATCATATTCTTGTAAATAAATTTGTTTATGGTGTGAGAATGCCTTTTACAAACAAGACAATTTTCCCTGTTTCAAAGCCTAAAAGAGGTGATATTGTTGTTTTTAAAGCTCCGGTTGATCCTCCAAAGGATTTTATAAAAAGGGTGATAGGTCTTCCAGGAGAAAAAATTGAGTTAAGAAATAAGCAGCTTTATATAAATAACAAAAAATACACTGATGAAGCTTATGCAAAAAATGAAGATTCCAAAATTTATAAAGGCTTTTTTAACCCTAGAGATAACTTTGGGCCGATTACAGTACCTGAAAACTCTTATTTTATGATGGGGGATAACAGGGACAATTCAACTGACAGCAGGTTTCTTGGCAGTATTGAATATGAAAGGCTTAAGGGGCAGGCTTTTATAATATACTGGTCTTGGAAAAAAGAGGATTTTGGGGTTAGGTGGTCAAGGCTTGGTAAAATTTTAAGATAA
- a CDS encoding aspartate carbamoyltransferase catalytic subunit, producing the protein MEFKKKNILDINSLSAEEIKIILDTADSMKEINERPVKKVPALRGKTIVLFFQEPSTRTKLSFELAAKRLSADSVSLAVSTSSMKKGETLLDTARTIESMSPDVLVIRHSMSGASHFLSKFLKCSILNAGDGKHAHPSQALLDIMTIREKKKTITGQNIAIIGDIANSRVARSNMRGLVKLGNNVRIFGPPSMIPFKLEEEFGVKVFKTMEEAITDVDAIIMLRIQKERQGANLFSSEREYSRLFGLNSQIIKAAKKDVIIMHPGPVNRGVEITPELADSEISVINDQVKNGVALRMALFYLVSGGLRDESSD; encoded by the coding sequence ATGGAATTTAAAAAAAAAAACATCCTTGATATCAACTCATTATCAGCTGAAGAGATTAAAATAATTCTTGATACAGCAGACTCCATGAAGGAGATAAACGAAAGGCCAGTTAAAAAAGTCCCTGCTTTGAGGGGAAAAACAATAGTACTTTTTTTTCAAGAGCCAAGTACAAGAACAAAGCTTTCCTTTGAGCTGGCGGCGAAAAGACTGAGTGCCGACTCGGTTTCCCTTGCTGTCTCAACAAGTTCAATGAAAAAGGGGGAAACACTTTTAGACACTGCAAGAACAATTGAATCCATGAGCCCTGATGTTCTTGTTATCAGGCATTCAATGTCAGGAGCATCTCATTTTTTATCAAAATTTTTAAAATGTTCAATTTTAAATGCTGGTGATGGAAAACATGCCCATCCAAGTCAGGCTCTTCTTGATATTATGACAATAAGAGAAAAAAAGAAAACAATTACAGGCCAAAATATAGCAATTATTGGAGATATTGCCAATTCAAGGGTGGCAAGATCAAATATGAGAGGTCTTGTCAAGCTTGGAAATAATGTAAGGATTTTTGGCCCGCCTTCAATGATCCCTTTTAAGCTTGAAGAAGAGTTTGGTGTAAAAGTTTTTAAAACAATGGAGGAAGCCATAACAGATGTAGATGCAATAATAATGCTTAGAATCCAAAAGGAAAGGCAGGGGGCAAATCTGTTTTCAAGTGAAAGGGAATATTCAAGGCTTTTTGGCCTTAACAGCCAAATCATTAAGGCAGCAAAAAAAGATGTGATAATAATGCACCCAGGCCCTGTAAACAGAGGAGTGGAAATTACTCCAGAGCTGGCAGACAGTGAAATTTCAGTTATAAACGACCAGGTTAAAAACGGTGTTGCCCTTAGAATGGCCTTGTTTTATCTGGTATCCGGAGGTTTAAGAGATGAGAGTTCTGATTAA
- a CDS encoding dihydroorotase, whose protein sequence is MRVLIKNGTCILFNKGETKTNVYIEDGVIKEISDSVKDADKVIDADGMYVFPGLIDIHVHLREPGHEYKETIESGAKAAAKGGFTDICCMPNTDPVNDSPGVTSFIIEKAHKAGFSNVHPVASLTKSLKGEEICDYGELKETGAIALSDDGMPVSDSGVMRRAIEYAKAFDLPVICHSEELSLSKNGAMNEGIVSTRLGLSGIPDSAESLGVKRDIEVAAFVNYPVHIAHVSAEKTIEIIRNAKNKNIRVTAETAPHYFILTEDAVKEFDAYAKMNPPLRTEKDRLAVIAGLKDGTIDLIATDHAPHSDEEKIVPFEEAAFGITGLETSLALSLELVFSGVLTMEELSDKMSINPGKVVGINNSIFEGNKANLTIINPDFEWTITREGFVSKSKNSPFTGRKVKGICEYTIIEGKIIWSRTN, encoded by the coding sequence ATGAGAGTTCTGATTAAAAATGGCACCTGTATTCTTTTTAATAAAGGTGAGACAAAAACAAATGTTTATATAGAAGATGGAGTAATCAAAGAAATTTCAGACTCTGTAAAAGATGCCGATAAAGTTATTGATGCAGACGGAATGTATGTTTTTCCAGGGCTTATAGATATTCATGTTCATTTAAGAGAGCCGGGCCATGAATATAAAGAAACAATAGAATCAGGAGCAAAAGCCGCAGCAAAAGGTGGGTTTACAGATATCTGCTGTATGCCCAATACTGATCCTGTAAATGACAGTCCAGGAGTCACTTCCTTTATAATTGAAAAAGCTCATAAAGCCGGTTTTTCAAATGTTCATCCAGTTGCTTCCCTTACAAAATCTCTCAAAGGGGAAGAAATCTGTGATTACGGAGAACTTAAGGAAACAGGAGCAATAGCGCTTTCAGACGATGGAATGCCAGTAAGCGATTCAGGAGTTATGAGAAGGGCTATTGAGTATGCAAAAGCATTTGATCTCCCTGTTATCTGTCATAGTGAAGAGCTTTCACTTTCAAAAAATGGAGCAATGAATGAAGGCATTGTATCCACAAGGCTTGGCCTTTCAGGTATTCCAGACAGTGCTGAAAGCCTTGGAGTAAAACGTGATATTGAAGTAGCTGCTTTTGTTAACTATCCTGTTCATATTGCCCATGTAAGTGCAGAAAAAACAATTGAAATAATAAGAAATGCAAAAAATAAAAATATAAGGGTAACTGCAGAAACTGCACCCCATTATTTTATACTCACAGAAGATGCTGTTAAGGAGTTTGATGCATACGCAAAAATGAATCCTCCTTTAAGAACTGAAAAAGACAGGCTCGCTGTTATAGCAGGATTAAAAGATGGTACAATTGATTTGATTGCAACTGATCATGCACCCCATTCTGATGAGGAAAAAATTGTTCCTTTTGAAGAAGCAGCTTTTGGAATAACAGGACTTGAAACTTCACTTGCATTAAGCCTTGAACTGGTTTTTTCAGGTGTTCTTACAATGGAAGAGCTTTCAGATAAAATGAGCATTAATCCTGGCAAGGTTGTTGGAATTAATAATTCTATTTTTGAAGGAAATAAGGCAAACCTTACAATAATCAACCCTGATTTTGAGTGGACTATAACAAGAGAGGGTTTTGTATCAAAAAGCAAAAATTCACCTTTTACAGGAAGAAAGGTAAAAGGGATCTGTGAGTATACAATTATAGAAGGAAAAATTATCTGGAGTAGAACCAATTGA
- a CDS encoding sigma-54 dependent transcriptional regulator, which yields MINLSDTPKKILIADDEQGIREFLEIILSRQNYEVETADSGINAIQAIDSFDFDLVLCDIRLGDISGIEVLKHVRKKNSDITVIMMSAYATTENAVEAMNNGAYDYLPKPFDNDDLLSALSRALEMRSVENDREDIKKTLKQNIHFNRIVGSSFKMAEIYNKIEQVAPTKTNIMITGESGTGKELVARAVHEQSDREDFPFVVVNCGGIPENLMESEFFGYVKGAFTGAEKDKKGLFAAAHKGTLFLDEISELPITLQVKLLRAVQERKIKPVGGNIEFNIDVRIVCATNRNLEKEVIEGRFREDLFYRLNVIELKIPPLRERKEDIKTLAEHFMDKYAKETGKTILKLSSYALDLLKKYDFPGNVRELENIIERSVALSSTNIILPESLSLSFHKREISKKYKNFDQKISGFSSGFCLDLNSIEAGVDLDGILAETEKNYLLKALEITKGAKKKAAELLNISFRSFRYRLKKLDIE from the coding sequence TTGATTAACTTGTCTGATACACCAAAAAAAATTCTTATAGCTGACGACGAGCAGGGCATAAGAGAGTTTCTTGAAATAATTCTTTCAAGACAAAATTATGAGGTAGAAACCGCAGACAGCGGTATAAATGCTATTCAGGCAATTGACAGTTTTGATTTTGATCTTGTTTTATGTGACATAAGGCTTGGTGATATAAGCGGAATTGAAGTTTTAAAACATGTAAGAAAAAAAAATTCTGATATTACAGTTATAATGATGTCTGCATATGCAACAACTGAAAATGCAGTTGAAGCAATGAACAATGGTGCATACGATTACCTTCCCAAACCTTTTGATAATGATGACCTTTTAAGTGCTCTTTCAAGGGCTCTTGAAATGAGATCTGTGGAAAATGACAGGGAGGATATCAAGAAAACATTAAAGCAGAATATTCATTTTAACAGGATTGTAGGTTCTAGCTTTAAAATGGCGGAGATCTACAATAAAATTGAACAAGTAGCACCTACAAAAACCAATATAATGATAACAGGTGAGTCGGGTACAGGTAAGGAGCTTGTTGCAAGGGCTGTTCACGAGCAAAGTGACAGGGAAGATTTTCCTTTTGTGGTTGTTAATTGCGGGGGAATTCCTGAAAATTTAATGGAAAGTGAGTTTTTTGGTTATGTAAAAGGAGCTTTTACAGGAGCTGAAAAAGATAAAAAAGGTCTTTTTGCAGCTGCTCATAAAGGAACTCTTTTTCTTGATGAAATTTCTGAACTGCCAATAACACTTCAAGTAAAGCTTTTAAGAGCTGTTCAGGAAAGAAAAATAAAACCTGTGGGCGGAAATATTGAGTTTAATATTGATGTGAGAATAGTTTGTGCAACAAATAGAAATCTTGAAAAAGAGGTGATAGAGGGGCGATTCAGGGAAGATCTTTTTTATCGTCTCAATGTGATAGAACTTAAAATCCCTCCTTTAAGAGAAAGAAAGGAAGATATAAAAACCCTTGCCGAGCATTTCATGGATAAGTATGCAAAGGAAACAGGGAAAACAATTTTAAAACTTTCATCCTATGCCCTTGATCTTCTTAAAAAATACGATTTCCCGGGAAATGTTAGAGAGCTTGAAAATATAATTGAACGAAGCGTTGCCCTTTCATCAACAAACATTATTCTTCCTGAAAGTCTTTCCCTTTCATTCCATAAAAGGGAAATCTCAAAAAAATATAAAAATTTTGACCAAAAAATCAGTGGATTTTCCAGTGGCTTTTGTCTTGATCTCAACTCGATTGAGGCTGGAGTAGATCTGGATGGAATATTAGCTGAAACTGAAAAAAACTATCTTTTAAAAGCCCTTGAAATTACCAAAGGAGCCAAGAAAAAAGCTGCTGAGCTTTTAAATATTTCTTTCAGATCTTTCAGATACAGGCTCAAAAAACTCGATATAGAGTAA